A DNA window from Carnobacterium funditum DSM 5970 contains the following coding sequences:
- a CDS encoding D-2-hydroxyacid dehydrogenase, whose translation MNLIMFGTREDERDAAIVWSEKTGVNVETVTEILTMETLDKVKGKDGVLIQQTGKLDEKIYPALAEMGIKQLATRSAGYDMFDLNLAKENGLAITNVPAYSPNAIAEFAVTASLSMIRHMDLIRRNVEKHDFSWNKSILSKEVRSMKIGIVGTGRIGRITGELFAGFGAEILGFDLYPNDEARKFMRYTDTLEELVKEVDLISIHMPATDDNFHLFNKELFAQMKDGAFLVNTARGTIVKTDDLLEALESNKLAGAVLDTYENEHTLVNKNLTGATIEDDIFNALMARDDVFYTPHIAFYTETAVENLVEGSLGATQDILTDGKSAFEVK comes from the coding sequence ATGAACTTAATTATGTTTGGAACACGTGAAGATGAAAGAGATGCAGCAATAGTATGGAGCGAAAAAACAGGTGTGAACGTTGAGACAGTAACTGAAATCTTAACAATGGAGACTCTTGATAAAGTAAAAGGTAAAGATGGCGTATTAATCCAACAAACAGGTAAATTAGACGAAAAAATCTATCCAGCATTAGCTGAAATGGGTATCAAGCAATTAGCTACACGTTCAGCTGGCTATGATATGTTTGATTTGAATTTGGCTAAAGAAAATGGATTAGCTATTACAAATGTGCCTGCTTATTCTCCCAATGCTATTGCTGAATTCGCTGTAACAGCATCATTGAGCATGATCCGCCACATGGATTTAATTAGAAGAAATGTTGAAAAACATGATTTCAGTTGGAACAAATCTATTCTTAGCAAAGAAGTTCGTTCAATGAAAATTGGAATTGTTGGAACTGGCCGTATTGGTCGCATTACTGGTGAATTATTTGCTGGTTTCGGTGCTGAGATTCTTGGTTTTGATTTATATCCAAATGATGAAGCGCGCAAATTCATGAGATACACAGATACTCTTGAAGAATTAGTGAAAGAAGTAGACTTGATTTCTATTCACATGCCTGCAACAGATGACAATTTCCACTTGTTCAACAAAGAATTATTTGCTCAAATGAAAGATGGCGCATTCTTAGTAAACACTGCTAGAGGAACAATTGTTAAAACAGATGATCTACTTGAAGCTTTAGAAAGCAACAAATTAGCTGGAGCAGTCTTAGATACGTATGAGAATGAACACACACTGGTTAACAAAAATTTAACAGGTGCAACAATTGAGGATGATATATTTAATGCTTTAATGGCAAGAGATGATGTATTTTACACACCTCACATTGCATTCTACACAGAGACTGCTGTTGAGAACTTAGTGGAAGGATCATTAGGTGCAACTCAAGACATCTTAACAGATGGCAAGAGTGCATTCGAAGTAAAATAA
- the argF gene encoding ornithine carbamoyltransferase translates to MNNIFQGRSLLAEKDFTKEELMYLIDFSLHLKEMKKKGIPHHYLEGKNIALLFEKSSTRTRSAFTTASIDLGAHPEFLGKDDIQLGKKESVEDTAKVLGGMFDGIEFRGFKQSNVEKLAEFAGVPVWNGLTDEWHPTQMIADFLTIKENFGKVEGITLAYAGDGRNNMANSLLVTGAILGANIHIVTPKELFPEQEIVDMAEKFAKKSGGKIMITDDVKKGVKDADALYTDVWVSMGEEDKFEERVNLLKPYQINMDMIKATGNDDVILLHCLPAFHDAETEYGQMVKERFGITEMEVTDEAFRSKHARQFDQAENRMHSIKAIMAATLGNLFIPKA, encoded by the coding sequence ATGAATAACATTTTTCAAGGTCGTAGCTTACTAGCTGAAAAGGATTTTACAAAAGAAGAATTAATGTATCTAATTGATTTTTCACTACATTTAAAAGAAATGAAGAAAAAAGGTATTCCACATCATTATCTAGAAGGTAAAAATATCGCTTTGTTATTTGAAAAATCTTCTACACGTACACGCTCAGCGTTTACAACAGCTTCCATTGATTTAGGTGCTCATCCTGAATTCCTTGGTAAAGATGACATTCAACTGGGTAAAAAAGAATCAGTTGAAGATACTGCTAAAGTATTGGGCGGCATGTTTGATGGAATCGAGTTTCGTGGATTCAAACAATCAAATGTGGAGAAATTAGCTGAGTTTGCAGGCGTTCCAGTTTGGAATGGCTTAACAGACGAATGGCATCCAACACAAATGATAGCTGACTTCTTAACAATCAAAGAAAACTTTGGAAAAGTAGAAGGCATTACTCTTGCATATGCTGGAGATGGCCGTAATAATATGGCAAACAGCTTATTGGTTACTGGTGCTATCTTAGGTGCAAATATTCATATTGTAACACCTAAAGAATTATTCCCAGAACAAGAAATTGTTGACATGGCTGAAAAATTTGCTAAGAAATCCGGCGGCAAGATAATGATTACAGATGATGTTAAAAAAGGCGTTAAAGACGCTGATGCTCTTTATACTGACGTTTGGGTATCAATGGGTGAAGAAGACAAGTTCGAAGAACGTGTCAACTTATTGAAACCTTACCAAATTAATATGGATATGATTAAAGCAACTGGAAATGATGATGTTATCTTACTACACTGCTTACCAGCTTTCCATGATGCTGAAACAGAGTATGGCCAAATGGTTAAAGAAAGATTTGGTATCACTGAAATGGAAGTAACAGATGAGGCTTTCCGTAGTAAACATGCTCGTCAATTTGATCAAGCTGAAAATAGAATGCATTCAATCAAGGCTATCATGGCAGCAACACTAGGAAACTTGTTTATTCCAAAAGCTTAA
- a CDS encoding HAD family hydrolase, translating into MATIIFDIDDTLYDQLIPFKQAFYQTIREVSLAEINSLYRFNREKSDALFEQSESGLLPKIEMQVMRIQHACQQANIPISREKALAFQKAYEEEQKKIELYPEMRELLTKLTQNDHTLGVMTNGAAAHQQKKIDQLGLAKWIDQDHVFISGQMGRMKPDIAAFKFVESSLTIKNKKPIFIGDSFQNDIVGGKRAGWTVIWLNTRKNNMKKGSIEPDETIQHPVELISLFEEQGYF; encoded by the coding sequence ATGGCAACGATTATCTTTGATATAGACGATACACTGTACGATCAATTGATTCCATTTAAACAGGCATTTTACCAAACTATTCGTGAAGTTTCACTCGCTGAGATTAACAGTCTTTATCGTTTTAACCGTGAAAAAAGTGATGCCTTATTTGAACAAAGTGAATCCGGATTGCTACCTAAGATAGAGATGCAAGTGATGCGTATCCAACATGCATGCCAACAAGCTAATATCCCCATTAGTCGCGAAAAAGCGCTAGCCTTTCAAAAAGCCTATGAAGAAGAACAGAAAAAAATAGAGTTGTACCCAGAAATGAGAGAATTATTGACTAAATTAACGCAAAACGATCATACACTAGGAGTAATGACAAACGGGGCAGCTGCACACCAACAAAAGAAAATAGACCAACTTGGTTTAGCAAAATGGATTGACCAAGATCATGTATTTATTTCTGGTCAAATGGGTAGGATGAAACCCGATATAGCAGCGTTTAAATTTGTAGAGTCGTCTTTAACGATTAAAAATAAGAAACCTATTTTTATTGGAGATTCCTTTCAAAATGACATAGTTGGTGGAAAAAGAGCTGGCTGGACTGTTATTTGGTTGAATACCAGAAAAAACAACATGAAAAAAGGAAGCATCGAACCAGACGAGACCATTCAGCATCCTGTTGAGTTAATCTCACTATTTGAAGAACAAGGTTATTTTTAA
- a CDS encoding AI-2E family transporter, translating into MNLFKSSKLLFWTLWSLAAVLTIYISTKISFVFQPLYALFSTLFVPVLIAGFLYYLMNPFIKLIEKVKVKRSYGIIIVMILAISGTISFGIKIVPILLEQLSELIINIPNIIANIEIQADDIKRIPGLEQVDFEEVLTRLNLSLDTISNTVLSSITTSISSIISTITGLAVVLITVPIILFYLFHDGQKFTPAVAGLFPTKYKKHVIELLSQMNVVVSGYVSGKGLASIIVGILVYIGMLFIGLPYSLLLAIICGATNMIPYIGPFIGAAPAFIIGLTISPGKAILVVLLIVIIQQVDINFLTPKFVGKNLDIHPLTIIVVLLVAGKMAGIVGIIFGVPGFAVIKTIVVYIKNLVVEENKKVKLL; encoded by the coding sequence ATGAATTTATTTAAAAGTTCAAAATTATTGTTTTGGACATTATGGTCATTAGCGGCAGTGCTAACGATTTACATTTCAACCAAAATTAGTTTCGTTTTCCAGCCGCTATATGCATTGTTTTCTACATTATTTGTTCCTGTGTTGATAGCAGGTTTTTTATATTACTTAATGAATCCTTTTATCAAACTGATTGAAAAGGTAAAAGTGAAAAGAAGTTATGGCATTATTATTGTTATGATTTTAGCGATTAGTGGAACCATTTCTTTTGGAATAAAAATTGTCCCTATTCTATTAGAGCAATTGAGTGAATTAATTATAAATATTCCAAACATTATTGCTAATATTGAAATCCAAGCAGATGATATCAAGAGAATTCCTGGCCTTGAACAAGTAGACTTTGAAGAAGTGTTGACGCGTCTGAATCTATCGCTAGACACGATTTCAAATACTGTTTTGTCGTCTATTACGACTAGCATCAGTTCAATTATTTCAACAATTACTGGATTAGCGGTCGTTTTAATCACGGTCCCAATCATCTTGTTCTACCTATTTCATGATGGGCAAAAATTTACGCCAGCCGTTGCTGGTTTATTCCCAACTAAATACAAAAAACACGTTATCGAGCTGTTAAGCCAAATGAATGTTGTGGTTTCTGGCTATGTAAGTGGGAAAGGTCTAGCCAGTATAATTGTGGGGATATTGGTTTATATTGGAATGCTCTTCATCGGGTTGCCCTATAGTTTATTGTTAGCGATTATCTGTGGAGCGACGAATATGATTCCTTATATTGGTCCTTTTATTGGTGCGGCTCCGGCTTTCATTATCGGGCTAACCATTTCTCCAGGCAAAGCAATTTTAGTGGTTTTATTGATTGTGATTATTCAACAAGTAGATATAAATTTCTTGACGCCAAAATTTGTTGGTAAGAACTTAGATATTCATCCATTAACAATTATTGTTGTTCTATTGGTTGCTGGTAAAATGGCAGGAATCGTAGGAATTATTTTTGGCGTACCTGGATTTGCAGTGATAAAAACAATCGTTGTTTATATAAAAAATTTAGTTGTTGAAGAAAATAAAAAGGTGAAATTACTCTAA
- the arcA gene encoding arginine deiminase encodes MKLKNPIHVNSEIGKLEKVMVHRPGKELENLIPDYLDRLLFDDIPYLKGAQAEHDNFVKVLENEGVEVVYLEKLAADAIDAGDVKEEFINQWMLETGMVSENVKNIVKEQLLKLDTFDMVLKTMEGFRKTEVKATNFDSSLADLLESDYPFLVDPMPNLYFTRDPFATMANGVTINKMFSETRNRETIYGDFIFRYHPAYKENVDKFYSRDEEDRIEGGDELVLSKDILAIGISQRTDSRAIEKLAKRIFEAGAFKEIVGFDIGQHRKFMHLDTVFTMVDYDKFTIHPEIQAGLRVISIKPGNDGEVILEEKESHNLAEVLAEALGLEKVTLLPCGGGNLVDAAREQWNDGSNTLAIAPGVVVVYDRNPITNNLLEKAGLRLIKIPGSELVRGRGGPRCMTMPFVREDLKK; translated from the coding sequence ATGAAATTGAAAAATCCGATTCATGTTAATTCAGAAATTGGTAAACTAGAAAAAGTTATGGTGCACCGTCCAGGCAAAGAGTTAGAAAATTTAATACCTGACTATCTAGACAGATTACTATTTGATGATATCCCTTATCTTAAAGGAGCACAAGCAGAACACGATAATTTTGTTAAAGTACTAGAAAACGAAGGAGTCGAAGTTGTTTATTTAGAAAAGTTAGCTGCAGATGCAATTGATGCAGGAGACGTAAAAGAAGAGTTTATTAATCAGTGGATGTTAGAAACAGGTATGGTTTCAGAAAATGTTAAAAACATTGTAAAAGAACAGTTGTTGAAATTAGATACTTTCGACATGGTTCTTAAAACAATGGAAGGTTTTAGAAAAACTGAAGTTAAAGCAACAAACTTTGACAGTTCTTTAGCTGACCTATTAGAAAGTGACTACCCATTTTTGGTTGACCCAATGCCAAACCTATACTTTACACGTGATCCATTTGCAACAATGGCTAATGGCGTAACGATTAATAAAATGTTTTCAGAAACACGTAATCGCGAAACGATTTACGGAGACTTTATTTTCAGGTATCACCCAGCATATAAAGAAAACGTAGATAAATTCTACTCACGTGATGAAGAAGACCGTATTGAAGGTGGAGATGAGTTAGTCCTTTCTAAAGATATTCTTGCTATCGGTATTTCACAACGGACAGACTCTCGTGCGATTGAAAAATTAGCAAAACGCATATTCGAAGCTGGTGCTTTTAAAGAAATAGTAGGATTTGATATCGGTCAGCATCGTAAATTCATGCACTTAGATACGGTATTTACTATGGTTGATTACGATAAATTTACCATTCATCCAGAAATTCAAGCAGGATTACGTGTCATATCAATCAAACCAGGTAATGATGGAGAAGTTATCCTTGAAGAAAAAGAAAGCCATAACTTAGCTGAAGTATTAGCAGAAGCTTTAGGTTTAGAAAAAGTGACATTGCTTCCATGCGGAGGTGGAAATCTTGTAGACGCAGCGCGTGAACAATGGAATGATGGATCAAACACCTTAGCAATTGCACCAGGTGTCGTTGTCGTGTATGACCGTAACCCAATTACTAATAATTTATTAGAAAAAGCAGGGTTACGATTAATTAAAATTCCAGGAAGTGAATTAGTCCGTGGTCGTGGGGGCCCAAGATGTATGACCATGCCTTTTGTTCGTGAAGATTTGAAGAAATAG
- a CDS encoding ABC transporter ATP-binding protein — translation MVPILEIKNLRKSFGSNEVLKGVDFAVYPGEIIGYIGTNGAGKSTTVKMILGLLKPDAGEITIFGNALNENETTYKTRIGYVPENADLYETLTAEEYFLFVGQLYGLNEKTIRQKSFAMMTAMKIESAFRTRLSAFSKGMRQKVLIISSLLHNPTILFWDEPLNGLDANSVLIIKEILAQLKAEGKTIFYSSHIMDTVEKISDRILILNHGQIVADGPFNEIRHEAEGTLEDLFNELTGFDEQQQLAQDFLQAMKGADSDA, via the coding sequence ATGGTACCTATTTTAGAAATTAAAAACCTTAGGAAATCATTTGGTTCAAACGAAGTCTTAAAAGGGGTAGATTTTGCCGTTTATCCTGGTGAAATTATAGGCTATATCGGGACTAACGGTGCTGGTAAAAGTACAACTGTCAAAATGATATTGGGGTTACTGAAACCTGATGCTGGCGAAATCACTATTTTTGGAAATGCCCTAAATGAAAATGAAACAACTTATAAAACGCGTATTGGCTATGTACCGGAAAATGCAGATTTATACGAAACCTTAACCGCTGAAGAATATTTCTTATTCGTTGGACAATTATATGGGTTGAATGAAAAGACTATCCGTCAAAAAAGCTTTGCTATGATGACGGCTATGAAAATTGAATCCGCTTTTCGGACTAGACTCTCAGCATTTTCCAAGGGAATGCGTCAAAAAGTACTGATTATCTCTAGTTTGTTACATAATCCAACGATTCTTTTTTGGGATGAGCCATTGAACGGTTTAGATGCTAATAGTGTTCTTATCATCAAAGAAATTTTAGCTCAATTAAAGGCCGAAGGAAAAACCATTTTTTACTCTTCGCATATTATGGATACGGTTGAAAAAATTAGCGATCGTATTTTAATTCTCAATCATGGGCAAATCGTTGCGGATGGTCCTTTTAATGAGATTCGACATGAAGCGGAAGGAACTTTAGAAGATTTATTTAACGAGTTAACTGGCTTTGATGAACAACAACAACTAGCTCAAGATTTTTTACAGGCTATGAAGGGAGCAGATAGCGATGCTTAA
- a CDS encoding LytTR family transcriptional regulator DNA-binding domain-containing protein → MHTLIVDDEPLSRNELIYLLEQCNEITSIAEAESIEEALENMLQQSVDLIFLDIHLTNESGLTLANKVNQLKNPPLIIFATAYDEYAVKAFELNAQDYVLKPFELARIQQAVSKASQSFAADKEKPKEMSLPVSMTLPIQVEEYIYILKQQDIIAVEVENGITTIYTAQKKYQTREPLSALEKKLSSPNFMRVHRSYIVQLSYIKEIQPWFNHTFQVTMENQLKIPVSRFYMKEFKEQIGL, encoded by the coding sequence ATGCACACACTAATTGTTGACGATGAACCTTTATCTAGAAACGAATTGATTTACTTATTAGAACAATGCAATGAAATAACGTCAATCGCTGAAGCTGAATCAATCGAAGAAGCGTTAGAAAATATGCTGCAACAATCAGTAGATTTAATTTTTTTAGACATTCATCTAACGAATGAAAGTGGGCTAACGTTAGCCAATAAAGTCAATCAATTGAAAAATCCACCACTCATTATTTTTGCAACGGCTTATGATGAATATGCAGTGAAAGCATTTGAATTAAATGCGCAGGATTATGTCTTAAAGCCGTTTGAATTAGCACGTATCCAACAAGCTGTAAGCAAAGCCTCTCAATCGTTTGCTGCTGATAAAGAAAAGCCAAAAGAAATGAGTCTGCCGGTTTCAATGACATTGCCTATTCAAGTAGAAGAATATATCTACATCTTGAAACAACAAGATATTATAGCCGTAGAAGTTGAAAATGGCATAACCACAATTTATACAGCTCAAAAGAAATACCAGACACGTGAACCGCTAAGTGCATTGGAGAAAAAGTTGAGTAGTCCAAATTTTATGCGCGTTCATCGTTCTTATATTGTGCAATTGAGCTATATAAAAGAAATTCAACCCTGGTTTAACCACACCTTTCAAGTGACAATGGAGAACCAATTGAAAATTCCTGTTAGCCGTTTTTATATGAAAGAATTTAAAGAACAAATAGGACTATAA
- the pilM gene encoding type IV pilus biogenesis protein PilM, with product MLFNKKPLLYFEFTERRIRYLVMDGHSGAVLEKSEILFDMEILHEEKIIDTSLLENRLSALVTEKKWKNVQASILLPDNFVIVREEKIPAQLAASEIKAYLALHIGQKIRSPFKETRFHFEMLEEGDTEQTILLMLYPQDVILQYESILQNVSLNPVVADISSLCLYRIIRQQKAFQLDPDKHVMVLQWSTVNNAIMVFNQNLPKFSRQSRLVRLVDLWDVTPDGEWIWKDDTESYEEAIVETLNVLERLLEFYRYSVVNGEAGVTDIFLTGDFPDLETVREQLSKRFPQSIHMLAVPEEINTKFLPLYGLALKEKQTAIPNKIAKKKVKHTREKVQEETEHV from the coding sequence ATGTTATTTAATAAAAAGCCCTTACTTTACTTTGAGTTTACGGAAAGAAGAATCCGTTATTTGGTCATGGATGGGCATTCCGGTGCGGTACTGGAAAAAAGCGAAATCCTGTTTGATATGGAAATTCTTCATGAAGAGAAAATTATTGATACTTCTTTGCTTGAAAATCGCTTAAGCGCTCTAGTTACTGAAAAAAAATGGAAAAATGTGCAAGCATCCATTCTGTTGCCAGATAATTTTGTCATTGTGCGTGAAGAAAAAATACCCGCACAGTTAGCCGCTTCAGAAATAAAAGCCTATCTTGCCTTACATATCGGACAAAAGATTCGTTCTCCTTTCAAAGAAACGCGTTTTCATTTCGAAATGCTTGAAGAAGGTGATACGGAGCAGACCATCCTTTTAATGCTTTATCCCCAAGATGTTATCTTGCAATATGAATCAATCTTACAAAATGTTTCCTTAAATCCGGTTGTAGCGGATATTTCTTCGCTCTGTCTCTACCGGATTATCCGACAGCAAAAGGCATTTCAACTAGATCCTGATAAACATGTGATGGTGTTGCAATGGAGTACGGTCAATAATGCCATTATGGTTTTCAACCAGAATCTGCCTAAATTTTCCCGCCAGTCGCGCTTAGTGCGTTTGGTTGATTTGTGGGATGTTACTCCGGATGGTGAGTGGATCTGGAAAGACGATACCGAATCTTATGAAGAGGCCATTGTAGAAACCTTGAATGTTTTGGAAAGGTTATTAGAGTTTTACCGCTATTCTGTGGTAAACGGAGAAGCTGGTGTGACAGATATATTTTTAACAGGTGACTTTCCTGATTTGGAAACAGTAAGAGAACAGTTGTCCAAACGTTTTCCTCAATCGATTCACATGCTAGCGGTCCCTGAAGAGATTAACACTAAGTTTCTGCCATTATATGGGCTTGCGTTAAAAGAAAAGCAGACAGCTATTCCGAATAAAATCGCTAAGAAAAAAGTGAAGCACACCAGGGAAAAAGTACAGGAGGAAACTGAACATGTTTGA
- a CDS encoding bifunctional metallophosphatase/5'-nucleotidase, translating to MKLTILATSDIHGYIGPTNFSSKRQDMPYGAVKAATVLKKEKEQATGPVVTIENGDFIQGSPLSYYIARRRKSTNPEDLVTVLNMMEYDVGVIGNHEFNYGEDYLKQAISAMNYPVLVANILNEAGEPAFGQAYEIVEKEGLKIAVLGLTTTYIPNWEHPDHIKGMTFKDGVETAKELVPQLRELADVVVVSYHGGFERDLKTGEITEPLTGENEAYQLMTEVPGIDALITGHQHRLIATKINNIPVIQPGYRGEAVGKITLTIEKNDNGAYVVTQSEASLIETATAIPDAAIATKLADLFKEVDEWLDQPLGRVEGDMRIQDAHRVRAVEHPYVELIHKVQMEATGTDISGTALFVNEGKGFGEIITMRDVVTNYVYPNTLAVLRVSGADLKAALEHSATYFKAEKDGSVGINPDFIHPKPQYYNYDMYEGIDYTINAKKPFGERIVQLEYHGKTIQPEDQLDITLNQYRAVGGGNYPMYSADKIIRENQKDMSELIADYLVEHPVIKAETNNNFKVVAE from the coding sequence ATGAAATTGACCATCTTAGCAACAAGCGATATACATGGCTACATCGGACCAACCAACTTCAGTTCAAAAAGGCAAGATATGCCTTACGGTGCAGTAAAAGCAGCAACCGTTTTAAAAAAAGAAAAAGAGCAAGCAACAGGACCAGTAGTGACAATTGAAAATGGTGATTTTATCCAAGGATCCCCGTTGAGTTATTACATTGCCAGACGACGAAAAAGTACGAATCCAGAAGATTTAGTAACGGTTTTAAATATGATGGAGTACGATGTAGGGGTAATTGGCAACCATGAGTTTAACTATGGTGAAGACTATTTGAAACAAGCTATTTCGGCGATGAATTACCCTGTTCTTGTGGCTAATATACTCAATGAAGCTGGCGAACCAGCATTTGGGCAAGCTTATGAAATAGTTGAAAAAGAAGGCCTTAAAATAGCTGTTTTGGGATTAACAACAACGTACATTCCAAATTGGGAACACCCTGACCATATTAAAGGAATGACCTTTAAAGATGGTGTCGAAACAGCAAAAGAGCTCGTTCCTCAACTAAGAGAATTAGCTGATGTAGTAGTGGTTAGTTACCATGGTGGATTTGAAAGAGACTTAAAGACTGGTGAAATAACAGAACCGTTAACCGGCGAAAATGAAGCCTATCAGTTAATGACAGAAGTGCCTGGCATTGACGCACTTATCACGGGACACCAACACCGCTTAATTGCAACAAAAATAAATAATATCCCGGTCATTCAACCAGGGTATCGCGGCGAAGCGGTTGGAAAAATAACCTTAACCATTGAAAAAAATGACAATGGAGCTTATGTGGTCACACAAAGTGAAGCTAGTTTGATAGAAACGGCTACAGCTATCCCTGATGCGGCGATTGCAACAAAACTCGCTGATCTATTTAAAGAAGTTGACGAGTGGCTGGACCAACCGCTTGGAAGAGTAGAGGGAGATATGCGCATTCAAGATGCGCATCGCGTTCGTGCAGTAGAGCACCCCTATGTGGAACTTATTCATAAAGTTCAAATGGAGGCTACCGGTACAGATATTTCGGGTACAGCATTATTTGTAAACGAAGGCAAAGGATTTGGCGAGATAATTACGATGCGAGATGTCGTAACGAATTATGTTTACCCTAATACGTTGGCGGTATTGCGTGTTTCAGGTGCCGATTTGAAAGCAGCCTTAGAACATTCGGCTACTTATTTCAAAGCTGAAAAAGATGGTTCAGTGGGCATCAATCCAGATTTCATTCATCCCAAACCACAGTATTATAATTACGATATGTACGAAGGCATTGACTACACCATTAATGCCAAAAAACCTTTCGGTGAACGCATCGTCCAATTAGAGTACCACGGAAAAACTATTCAACCAGAAGATCAATTGGACATCACGTTAAATCAATACCGTGCAGTAGGTGGAGGGAATTATCCCATGTATTCAGCTGATAAGATTATTCGTGAAAATCAAAAAGACATGAGCGAGTTGATTGCGGATTATTTAGTTGAACACCCCGTCATCAAAGCTGAAACAAACAACAACTTTAAAGTGGTAGCTGAATAA
- a CDS encoding PTS transporter subunit IIC: protein MSANETKLSGKDFLNRVLAGTAVGIVVGLIPNAILGELFKFLGTKMDIFISLLQVVQGFQYSVPIIVGVLIAMQFKLNPMQTVIVGAAALVGSGAYAVNDGAFMLVGIGDLINTMLTAALAVIIVRAIGEKLGSMTILLLPIIAGAGAGAVGSFTLPYVKMITSTIGALINSFTELQPILMSILIAVSFSIIIISPVSTVAIATAIGLSGLASGAANIGVSAAAATLVVGSLKVNSIGVTSSVGLGAMKMMMPNLFKHPIIILPLAFSATISAIFAALFNIQGTPFSAGFGFSGLVGPINAIKFMEGSAVSNLGVAVLVFFVVPFASAYLADFVLCKVLKVYDKDIFKFFTA, encoded by the coding sequence ATGTCAGCGAATGAAACGAAATTATCAGGAAAAGATTTTTTAAACCGTGTTTTAGCCGGTACAGCAGTAGGAATTGTAGTTGGTCTGATTCCAAATGCTATTTTAGGTGAACTATTTAAGTTTTTAGGAACAAAAATGGATATCTTTATTTCACTATTACAAGTTGTCCAAGGATTCCAATATTCAGTTCCTATTATTGTTGGTGTTTTAATTGCGATGCAATTTAAATTAAACCCAATGCAAACTGTTATCGTTGGTGCTGCAGCCTTAGTTGGTTCAGGTGCATATGCAGTTAATGATGGGGCTTTTATGCTCGTTGGGATTGGCGATTTAATTAACACGATGTTAACTGCAGCGTTAGCTGTTATTATTGTCAGAGCTATTGGAGAAAAACTAGGCTCAATGACGATTCTGTTGTTGCCTATTATTGCTGGAGCCGGAGCCGGTGCAGTTGGTTCATTTACACTTCCATATGTAAAAATGATTACCTCAACTATCGGAGCTTTAATCAACAGCTTTACTGAGTTACAACCCATCTTAATGAGTATTTTAATTGCTGTTTCGTTCTCAATCATTATTATTTCTCCTGTCTCAACAGTTGCGATTGCTACGGCTATTGGTCTTTCAGGCCTTGCATCAGGAGCAGCAAATATTGGAGTTAGTGCAGCGGCAGCTACCTTAGTTGTTGGATCTTTAAAAGTAAACAGTATTGGCGTAACTTCTTCAGTTGGTTTAGGCGCAATGAAAATGATGATGCCAAACTTATTCAAACACCCAATTATTATTTTACCACTTGCATTTAGTGCAACAATCAGTGCTATATTTGCCGCTCTATTCAATATTCAAGGTACACCATTTTCAGCTGGTTTTGGTTTCTCAGGTTTGGTTGGACCGATTAACGCGATTAAATTTATGGAAGGCAGTGCCGTTTCAAACCTAGGAGTAGCTGTGTTAGTATTCTTTGTAGTTCCGTTTGCTAGTGCATACCTTGCAGATTTTGTTTTATGTAAAGTATTGAAAGTATACGATAAAGATATCTTTAAGTTTTTCACTGCATAA